One Streptomyces sp. V4I8 genomic window carries:
- a CDS encoding TIGR03084 family metal-binding protein, whose translation MSDPTPVFDDLREESEELDRLVAELSADQWALATPAPGWSLAHQIAHLAWTDRSALLAVTDMEAFHTLVEKALVTPGSFVDEEAEEGAALPPAELLARWREGRAALDKALREAPHGVRFPWYGPPMSAASMATARLMETWAHGLDVADALGVVRTPTDRLRHVVWIGVRTRDFAFGVHGLPVPLDAFRVELVSPSGEVWAYGPEDAPQRVTGPALDFCLLVTQRAHRSDLALRAEGPDADRWFDIAQVFAGPPGEGRAPKGTAQ comes from the coding sequence GTGTCCGATCCGACGCCCGTCTTCGACGATCTGCGCGAGGAGAGCGAGGAACTCGACCGGCTCGTCGCCGAGTTGAGCGCCGACCAGTGGGCGCTCGCGACTCCGGCACCCGGCTGGAGCCTCGCCCACCAGATCGCGCACCTCGCCTGGACGGACCGCTCGGCACTGCTGGCGGTGACCGACATGGAGGCGTTCCACACACTGGTGGAGAAGGCGCTGGTGACGCCGGGGTCCTTCGTCGACGAAGAAGCGGAGGAGGGGGCCGCGCTCCCGCCCGCCGAGCTGCTGGCGCGATGGCGGGAAGGCCGGGCCGCCCTCGACAAGGCGCTGCGCGAAGCGCCCCACGGAGTCCGCTTCCCTTGGTACGGCCCTCCCATGTCCGCCGCCTCCATGGCCACGGCCCGACTTATGGAGACCTGGGCCCACGGTCTGGACGTCGCCGACGCACTGGGTGTGGTGCGCACACCCACCGACCGGCTCAGGCATGTGGTGTGGATCGGGGTGCGGACCCGCGACTTCGCCTTCGGCGTGCACGGACTCCCGGTGCCGCTCGACGCCTTCCGCGTCGAACTCGTCTCCCCCTCCGGTGAGGTGTGGGCATACGGTCCCGAGGACGCCCCGCAGCGTGTCACCGGCCCCGCCCTCGACTTCTGCCTCCTGGTCACCCAGCGCGCCCACCGCTCCGACCTCGCCCTGCGCGCCGAAGGCCCCGACGCCGACCGCTGGTTCGACATCGCCCAGGTCTTCGCGGGGCCGCCCGGTGAGGGGCGCGCGCCCAAGGGGACCGCGCAGTGA
- a CDS encoding DMT family transporter, producing the protein MSTPDAAATPVPTRARALPEPAAGAPRRWGSLGPVGLVLAGGVSVQFGGALAVSLMPRAGALGVVALRLVVAAVVLLLICRPRLRGHSRTDWGTVIVFGITMAGMNGLFYQSVARIPLGPAVTLEVLGPLALSVLSSRRAVNFIWAGLALAGVFLLGGGGFESLDPIGVAFALGAGAMWAAYIIFSARTGRRFPQADGLALAMAVGAVLFLPLGIAEAGSKLLDPVTLGLGAAVAILSSVLPYTLELLALRRLPAATFAILMSLEPAVAATAGFLILDQALSALQALAIALVIAASMGAVRTQVGRGKAKALAEG; encoded by the coding sequence GTGAGCACCCCCGACGCCGCCGCCACGCCCGTACCGACCCGCGCCCGGGCCCTCCCCGAGCCGGCGGCCGGTGCCCCGCGCCGCTGGGGCTCCCTCGGCCCCGTGGGCCTGGTGCTCGCCGGAGGGGTCTCGGTGCAGTTCGGCGGCGCCCTGGCGGTGAGCCTGATGCCGCGGGCGGGTGCGCTCGGCGTGGTGGCGCTGCGGCTGGTCGTGGCGGCGGTCGTCCTGCTCCTGATCTGCCGACCCCGGCTGCGCGGCCACTCCCGCACCGACTGGGGCACGGTGATCGTCTTCGGCATCACCATGGCCGGGATGAACGGCCTCTTCTACCAGTCGGTCGCCCGCATCCCGCTGGGCCCCGCGGTCACGCTGGAGGTGCTGGGCCCGCTCGCCCTCTCCGTCCTGTCGTCCCGTCGCGCGGTCAACTTCATCTGGGCCGGACTCGCCCTCGCCGGTGTCTTCCTGCTCGGCGGCGGAGGCTTCGAAAGCCTCGACCCCATAGGTGTCGCCTTCGCCCTGGGTGCCGGCGCCATGTGGGCGGCCTACATAATCTTCAGCGCCCGCACGGGCCGACGCTTCCCCCAGGCCGACGGGCTGGCGCTCGCCATGGCGGTGGGCGCCGTACTGTTCCTCCCCCTGGGGATCGCCGAAGCGGGCTCGAAGCTCCTCGACCCGGTGACCCTCGGACTGGGCGCGGCCGTGGCCATCCTCTCCTCGGTCCTCCCCTACACCCTCGAACTCCTCGCCCTGCGCCGCCTGCCCGCCGCGACCTTCGCCATCCTGATGAGCCTCGAACCGGCCGTCGCCGCGACCGCCGGCTTCCTCATCCTCGACCAGGCCCTCTCCGCCCTCCAGGCCCTGGCGATCGCCCTGGTCATCGCGGCGAGCATGGGGGCGGTGCGGACGCAGGTGGGCCGGGGGAAGGCGAAGGCCCTCGCCGAGGGCTAG